A region of Streptomyces paludis DNA encodes the following proteins:
- the mvk gene encoding mevalonate kinase, with protein sequence MRPTTKPRAAATGHAHAKVILLGEHAVVYGAPALVFPVPRLTVTAGARWSRRGTGAPDEVSFTAPHAPLPSMTGQASDGLRRLTTEFRAAFGVDDGRPVDVRIDAAIPSARGLGSSAACARAVVHALAGLYGHDLTESETFDLVQTAENVAHGRSSGVDARGVGASSPLLFLRGGTRELTIGCHGLLVIADSGVVGRTKDAVDLLREGFQHHEGARERFVDRATRLTEEARSALAEGGPEALGERLTDYHDLLRAAGLSTKRVDALVEAALTAGALGAKITGGGLGGCVVALTRPERAGEVIRQLRASGATRTWTVPLRGCAGHA encoded by the coding sequence GTGCGCCCGACGACGAAGCCCCGTGCCGCCGCGACCGGTCACGCCCACGCCAAAGTCATCCTGCTCGGGGAACACGCCGTCGTGTACGGGGCGCCGGCGCTCGTCTTCCCCGTACCGCGGCTGACGGTCACGGCCGGCGCCCGCTGGTCCCGCCGCGGGACCGGCGCACCCGACGAGGTGTCCTTCACGGCCCCCCATGCCCCCCTGCCATCGATGACGGGGCAGGCGTCCGACGGACTGCGCCGGCTGACCACCGAGTTCAGGGCGGCCTTCGGTGTGGACGACGGCCGGCCCGTCGACGTGCGTATCGACGCCGCGATCCCGTCCGCGCGCGGGCTCGGCTCCAGCGCCGCCTGCGCGCGGGCGGTCGTCCACGCCCTCGCCGGACTGTACGGCCATGACCTCACGGAGAGCGAGACGTTCGACCTGGTGCAGACGGCCGAGAACGTGGCGCACGGCCGCTCCAGCGGGGTCGACGCTCGGGGCGTCGGCGCGTCCTCCCCGCTGCTGTTCCTCCGGGGCGGCACCCGGGAGCTGACCATCGGCTGCCACGGCCTGCTCGTCATCGCGGACAGCGGCGTCGTGGGCCGCACCAAGGACGCGGTCGACCTGCTGCGCGAGGGATTCCAGCACCACGAAGGCGCGCGGGAGAGATTCGTGGACCGCGCGACCCGGCTGACCGAAGAGGCCCGGTCCGCCCTCGCCGAGGGGGGACCGGAGGCGCTCGGCGAGCGGCTGACGGACTACCACGACCTGCTGAGGGCGGCCGGGCTCAGCACCAAGCGCGTCGACGCCCTCGTCGAGGCGGCCCTCACCGCCGGCGCCCTCGGCGCCAAGATCACCGGCGGCGGCCTCGGCGGCTGCGTCGTCGCCCTGACCCGGCCGGAGCGGGCCGGCGAGGTCATCCGGCAGCTGCGCGCGAGCGGCGCCACGCGGACCTGGACCGTACCGCTGAGAGGGTGTGCCGGCCATGCGTGA
- the mvaD gene encoding diphosphomevalonate decarboxylase → MREHPAAQLRERGTGPVATAVAHPNIALIKYWGKRDEHLVLPRTDSLSMTLDILPTTTRVHRDPEAAHDTVTLNGRPAEGEALRRVIAFLDLVRDRSGLPHGSVVASENTVATGAGLASSASGFAALAVAAAASYGLALDATALSRLARRGSGSACRSVFGGFAVWHAGPDSGTGAEADLHSYAEPVPVGDLDPALVVAVVDAGPKAVSSRAAMRRTVHTSPLYEPWAVSSRGDLTEMRAALLAGDIETVGDIAERNALGMHATMLAARPAVRYLAPATLTVLDRVLGLRRDGTPAYATMDAGPNVKVLCRRTDADRVAEAVRDAVPGCTTRVAVPGPGARLVDGAGR, encoded by the coding sequence ATGCGTGAACACCCGGCCGCCCAGCTGCGGGAGCGGGGCACCGGCCCGGTCGCCACCGCCGTCGCGCACCCGAACATCGCACTGATCAAGTACTGGGGCAAGCGCGACGAACACCTGGTCCTGCCCCGTACCGACAGCCTGTCGATGACCCTGGACATCCTTCCGACGACCACCCGTGTCCACCGCGACCCCGAGGCCGCGCACGACACGGTGACCCTCAACGGCCGGCCCGCCGAGGGCGAGGCACTGCGCCGGGTCATCGCCTTCCTCGACCTCGTGCGGGACCGGTCCGGACTCCCGCACGGTTCCGTCGTGGCCAGCGAGAACACCGTCGCCACCGGCGCCGGCCTCGCCTCGTCCGCGAGCGGGTTCGCCGCCCTCGCCGTCGCCGCGGCGGCCTCGTACGGGCTCGCCCTCGATGCCACCGCCCTGTCGCGGCTGGCCCGGCGCGGCTCCGGGTCGGCCTGCCGCTCGGTCTTCGGCGGGTTCGCGGTGTGGCACGCGGGCCCGGACTCCGGCACCGGAGCGGAAGCCGACCTCCACTCCTACGCCGAGCCCGTACCCGTGGGAGACCTCGATCCGGCGCTGGTCGTCGCCGTCGTCGACGCGGGCCCCAAAGCCGTCTCCAGCCGGGCGGCCATGCGCCGGACCGTCCACACCTCCCCGCTGTACGAGCCGTGGGCCGTCTCCAGCCGGGGCGATCTGACCGAGATGCGCGCGGCGCTGCTCGCCGGTGACATCGAGACGGTCGGGGACATCGCGGAGCGCAACGCCCTCGGCATGCACGCGACCATGCTCGCGGCCCGCCCGGCCGTACGCTATCTCGCCCCGGCCACCCTCACCGTCCTCGACCGGGTGCTCGGCCTCCGGCGGGACGGCACACCGGCCTACGCCACCATGGACGCCGGTCCCAACGTCAAGGTGCTGTGCCGCCGGACGGACGCCGACCGGGTCGCCGAGGCGGTGCGGGACGCCGTCCCGGGCTGCACCACCCGCGTCGCCGTACCGGGCCCGGGCGCCCGCCTGGTGGACGGGGCCGGCCGATGA
- a CDS encoding phosphomevalonate kinase, with the protein MTRRRTVVRRAPGKLFVVGEYAVIEPGHPAILVAVDRHVTVTVTGTAGTDVEITSDLAPHGARLRRRHGRLVPYGEDGAGDVRTGLAHVLSAIETVAGLMAERGSPVPGLSLTVESGLHDNGVKYGLGSSGAVTVATVSAVAAFCGLALRDEERFRLALLASAEIDPKGSGGDLAAATWGGWLAYRAPDRTAVRDLARDRGAEKALRAPWPGFGVRRLPPPEGLSLQVGWTGEPASTTALVAGLHRRPWRGTAAHHRFVRTTTDCVRTAAAALERRDGPALLDQIRRARRELLRLDDEAALGVFTPRLTALCDIAESVGGAAKPSGAGGGDCGIALLDAEVPRDIARLRERWAAAGVVPLPVRPTAAEGNEE; encoded by the coding sequence ATGACCCGCCGGCGGACCGTCGTCCGCCGCGCGCCGGGCAAGCTGTTCGTCGTGGGGGAGTACGCGGTGATCGAGCCCGGTCACCCGGCGATCCTCGTCGCGGTCGACCGCCATGTCACCGTCACCGTGACCGGCACCGCCGGGACGGACGTCGAGATCACCTCCGACCTGGCTCCGCACGGCGCGCGCCTGCGCCGGCGGCACGGCCGGCTCGTCCCGTACGGCGAGGACGGGGCAGGAGACGTCCGTACGGGACTCGCCCATGTGCTGTCCGCGATCGAGACGGTGGCCGGGCTGATGGCCGAACGCGGCTCACCCGTACCGGGGTTGAGCCTGACGGTCGAGAGCGGTCTGCACGACAACGGCGTCAAGTACGGGCTGGGTTCCAGCGGCGCGGTGACCGTGGCGACCGTCTCGGCCGTCGCCGCGTTCTGCGGCCTCGCGCTCCGCGACGAGGAGCGCTTCCGGCTGGCCCTGCTCGCCTCCGCCGAGATCGACCCCAAGGGCTCGGGCGGGGACCTCGCCGCCGCCACCTGGGGCGGCTGGCTCGCCTACCGGGCGCCCGACCGGACCGCCGTACGGGACCTCGCCCGCGACCGCGGCGCGGAGAAGGCGCTGCGCGCGCCCTGGCCCGGCTTCGGGGTACGCCGGCTGCCGCCGCCCGAGGGGCTCTCGCTCCAGGTCGGCTGGACCGGCGAACCCGCCTCGACCACCGCCCTGGTCGCCGGCCTGCACCGGCGGCCCTGGCGGGGCACCGCCGCCCACCACAGATTCGTCCGTACCACCACCGACTGTGTCCGTACGGCCGCCGCCGCGCTGGAGCGGAGGGACGGCCCGGCGCTGCTGGACCAGATCCGGCGGGCCCGCCGGGAGTTGCTCCGGCTCGACGACGAGGCCGCCCTGGGGGTTTTCACCCCCCGGCTGACAGCGCTGTGCGACATCGCGGAATCCGTCGGAGGCGCGGCCAAGCCCTCCGGGGCGGGCGGCGGCGACTGCGGTATCGCGCTGCTGGACGCCGAAGTCCCGCGCGACATCGCCCGATTGCGCGAACGCTGGGCCGCGGCCGGGGTCGTCCCCCTGCCCGTCCGTCCCACCGCCGCCGAAGGGAA